The genomic interval AAATCTCGCAGGTAACACACTTTTAAGATTCCAAAATTTGCTTGTTAAATAAAACAAAGGAGTTTTCTCGGAATTTTGCGAAATCACTGCACAGATGGCTTCATAAGAAGTGCTAAAAACACCTCTATTATTATTCCATAGCTGCAAATCTTTAGCATATTCTTGTGGAATCACTAGTTTAAAAGGTTTAGTAAAATATCTTTTGATTTTATTCTTGAGTTTTTTTAAAAAATTCATTCTCTCCTCCATTGTTTTAAGATTTTAAGTGCGTTTTGATAATCATCATAAGTGTCTATATCCACTGCACGGATTTTAATCCCTCTAAGCGGTAGATAAGTCTCTAGCTGATTATAGACATTACCTGAAGTGAATTTTACATTTTCTCTTTTAATGCAACAAGGTCCTGTCCATTCATAATCACCATTTTGACGAGAGAAAGATTCCACTTCTCCCGCACTATTGACGCTTACAAACACCGGCTCACTTGAGCTTATATCTGTATAAGCTATCCATTCTCCACTTTGGTTTAAAAGCATTGCCATATCTTGGGGATTAACGAGTAAATCTCCATCATACTCCATTACATAAGTATTTGCATCCCTTGCTCCTAGATAAAAACTCGCTCCCGTTTTGGTATCAAAATAATTATGATTATAAACAAAAATCGCATCTTTCCTATATTTCAAAACTTCCTCAATCACCAAAGACGCTTGAAATCCTACAACAATGCGCACATCTTCTACATCTTTAAAAAGCTCTAATTGCCAAGCAATCAAGGATTTACCATCAATGTTTATTAAGGCTTTTGTAGAATTAAGCCCCAGCCTAGAACCAATCCCCGCACAACTTATAACAACTGATAAAGCAGTCTGCATAATGCCTCCTCGCTAAAGATTGCATAGTCCGCAACAGATAAAACACCCGGTGATGGTTTATGCGTGATACCAGAGGCTATGGAAATATCTGCTAACCTCATCGCTTCTACATCATTATTCCCATCACCTATAAAAATCACTTTTTGCCCTTGTGCTTGAAACTGCTTGACAATGGATTCTTTTTTGAGAATGTGGGTGAGTTTTAAGACATTATTATCCTGCAAAATGCTACTAGAGCTAAAAGTCTCACAACCAACCTTTGCTACAAGTTTGTCAATCCAGCATTCTAAATTCCCTGTAGCTATACAACATTGACGTTTATATTCCTTTATAAACGCATTTAAATGCTCATATATTTCTATTTGCTCAAGCAAATCTGCAATTTTATCCACAGGCAATTTACCCAAAATATTCACACGAGAGATAAAAGATTCCATAAAAGGAATATTTCCTGCGATTGTCTCTTGCGTGAGATTATCTATTTCTGCTTGGACATTAAAGAATTTTGCTATTTTGGGCAAGGTTTCTTCTTTGGTAATTGTTCCATCTAAATCAAAGATAAATCGTTTCATTCCCTATACTCCTGCAAGAAAGATTTCAACTCCCTAACACACATTTGTGCAACATTGGGATAATTGATTTTGATATATTCTTTGGCAAAAGTAAGACGAGATTGCTTCATAGAATCTTGTTCTTGTAATACAACAGAATCTATAAAATTTATAATGTCCTTTTCACTAGAGACAAGGTAGATATGTTTGCATATTTCTTTGCCAAAAGGCGTAAATTCTCGCTCAATCGTATCTTGAGATTCTATAATAAAGGCTTCAGGTTTATCAGTGTAGAGCCATTCTGCCATAAATCCGGCACAATCGTGGATTAGTGCGGAAGAAGTAGCAAAACTCTCGAAATAATCCCCACCCTCTTGGTAAATCATATTGGGGATTTGTGCGATTTGTTGGAGATAATTTTCCACAAAGAGTTCGCTATTCCCCCCCCCTCGCTCATAAATCTTAAATCTTATGAGGTGCGTAAATAAAAGAGGGTGTGGACGAAAAATAAAATCAATTTGAGGATAAAGCTTAGGGAGTTTTAAGAAAAATTCGCTTAGGCGCATAAAATTGGAGAGATATAAAGGAAAATCCTCTAAGGTTAAAGTATGATGAGGAGCGATGATGATTTGCTTTCTCTCCTTATTACTTTCTTGCCCTTGTGCTAAGAATTTTGCTAAAGAATCTAACTTTGGATAACCTATGAGTTTGAGATTCTTAACTTTTGCTATTTGATGAGTTTTAATCAATTCACAATTATTTTGATTTTCTACATAAATATTCCACAATAAACTATATTCCAAAGTAGCATAAACACCTAAAGTATAATTTAAATACCCTGTATAACCATAAGGCATATAAATACTTAA from Helicobacter hepaticus ATCC 51449 carries:
- a CDS encoding NTP transferase domain-containing protein yields the protein MQTALSVVISCAGIGSRLGLNSTKALINIDGKSLIAWQLELFKDVEDVRIVVGFQASLVIEEVLKYRKDAIFVYNHNYFDTKTGASFYLGARDANTYVMEYDGDLLVNPQDMAMLLNQSGEWIAYTDISSSEPVFVSVNSAGEVESFSRQNGDYEWTGPCCIKRENVKFTSGNVYNQLETYLPLRGIKIRAVDIDTYDDYQNALKILKQWRRE
- a CDS encoding HAD-IB family phosphatase — encoded protein: MKRFIFDLDGTITKEETLPKIAKFFNVQAEIDNLTQETIAGNIPFMESFISRVNILGKLPVDKIADLLEQIEIYEHLNAFIKEYKRQCCIATGNLECWIDKLVAKVGCETFSSSSILQDNNVLKLTHILKKESIVKQFQAQGQKVIFIGDGNNDVEAMRLADISIASGITHKPSPGVLSVADYAIFSEEALCRLLYQLL